In the Flavobacteriales bacterium genome, GCAGCACCTGGTGCGCAGCCTCACCCGCGCCAAGTTCGAGCAGCTCGCCGACAGCCTCATCAAGCGCACCATCGCCCCCTGCGAGAGCGCGTTGAAGAACGCCGGCCTCAAGACCACCGACATCGACGAGGTGATCCTGGTGGGCGGCAGCACCCGCATCCCGGCCATCCAGGAGGCGGTGAAGAAGTTCTTCGGCAAGGAGCCCAGCAAGGGGGTGAACCCGGACGAAGTGGTGGCCGTTGGCGCCGCGATCCAGGGCGGCGTGCTCGCCGGTGATGTGAAGGATGTGCTGCTGCTCGACGTGACCCCGCTGAGCCTCGGCATCGAGACCATGGGCGGTGTGATGACGCGCCTGATCGAGTCCAACACGACGATCCCCACCAAGAAGAGCGAGACCTTCAGCACCGCGAGCGACAGCCAGCCCAGTGTGGAGATCCATGTGCTGCAGGGCGAGCGTCCCATGGCCAGCGGCAACCGCACCATCGGCCGCTTCCACCTCGACGGCATCCCGCCCGCACCGCGCGGCGTGCCCCAGGTCGAGGTCACCTTCGACATCGATGCCAACGGGATCCTGCACGTGAGCGCCAAGGACAAGGCCACGGGCAAGGAGCAGAGCATCCGCATCGAGGCCAGCAGCGGCCTCAGCAAGGACGAGATCGAGAAGATGAAGAAGGAGGCCGAGGCCAACGCCGATGCCGACAAGGCCGCACGCGAGCGCGTGGACAAGCTCAACGCCGCCGACAGCCTCATCTTCCAGACCGAGAAGAGCCTGAAGGAGTACGGCGACAAGATCCCGGCCGAGAAGAAACAGCCCATCGAGGATGCCCTCACCCGCCTGAAGGACGCGCACAAGGCCCAGGACGTGGACGCCTGCGACAAGCTGGTGGCCGAGCTGAACACCGCCTTCCAGGCCGCGAGCCAGGAGATGTACAACGCGGCCCAGCAGGCCCAGGCCAACGGCAATGCCCAGGGAGGCACCACGGCCGCTGA is a window encoding:
- the dnaK gene encoding molecular chaperone DnaK, which encodes MSKIIGIDLGTTNSCVAVMEGNEPVVIANSEGKRTTPSVVAFVEGGERKVGDPAKRQAITNPRNTIFSIKRFMGNSYDESSKEASRVPYTVERGPNNTPRVQIGDRQYTPQEISAMILQKMKKTAEDYLGTTVSEAVITVPAYFNDAQRQATKEAGEIAGLKVRRIINEPTAAALAYGLDKKHKDQKIVVFDCGGGTHDVSVLELGDGVFEVKSTDGDTHLGGDDFDQVIIDWLAEEFKGQFNIDLRKDPMALQRLKEAAEKAKIELSSTTSSEINLPYIMPVDGIPQHLVRSLTRAKFEQLADSLIKRTIAPCESALKNAGLKTTDIDEVILVGGSTRIPAIQEAVKKFFGKEPSKGVNPDEVVAVGAAIQGGVLAGDVKDVLLLDVTPLSLGIETMGGVMTRLIESNTTIPTKKSETFSTASDSQPSVEIHVLQGERPMASGNRTIGRFHLDGIPPAPRGVPQVEVTFDIDANGILHVSAKDKATGKEQSIRIEASSGLSKDEIEKMKKEAEANADADKAARERVDKLNAADSLIFQTEKSLKEYGDKIPAEKKQPIEDALTRLKDAHKAQDVDACDKLVAELNTAFQAASQEMYNAAQQAQANGNAQGGTTAADGNAEVTDVDFEEVKDGK